In the genome of Leptospirales bacterium, one region contains:
- a CDS encoding TldD/PmbA family protein, translated as MQTHTETSTDLLGLAGDLVQRMQRRGVDQAEAIVVESKDFSATVRLGEVEALEEATSRGLGLRAFRNGSVATSSSSDFSEDAIERLIDRLLEMLAVGDADPANGLPEADLLGPCSASVDSYDPSLASLSAVEKIERARRAEAAGLSSDPRIQNSEGAGWSDSIARVALANSLSFAAEKQSSSVSLSLSLVGEDQGVKQSDFWYNTHRFLKEIQAPEEIGRRAAERTAQKFGARKVKTQQAPLLLDPLVARRFAQMVFGAASASAIYRQASFLTQRMGQRIAAECFSLIDDATLAGAPGSRSFDGEGVTSRPLSIVENGKLCANPSDAYSARRLQQKSSGHAARGLRGQPGVAPSNLMIAPGKSSVEQLIGSVKSGLYLTQLFGMGYNSVTGDLSQGAAGFWIENGALAYPVQEITVAGNLLQMLLSIEAVASELDWRLGATAAPALLLGPVTIGGE; from the coding sequence ATGCAAACACATACTGAAACTTCGACCGATCTGCTTGGTCTGGCCGGCGACCTGGTGCAGCGGATGCAGCGGCGCGGCGTCGATCAGGCGGAAGCTATTGTTGTTGAGTCAAAAGATTTCAGCGCTACGGTGCGCCTGGGCGAAGTCGAAGCGCTGGAAGAGGCGACTTCTCGCGGACTGGGACTGCGCGCCTTTCGCAACGGCAGCGTGGCGACCAGCTCCAGCAGCGATTTTAGCGAAGATGCCATCGAACGATTGATCGATCGACTGCTGGAGATGCTGGCGGTCGGCGACGCCGATCCGGCCAACGGCCTGCCCGAAGCCGATCTGCTTGGGCCCTGCAGCGCAAGCGTGGACAGCTATGATCCATCGCTGGCAAGTCTGAGCGCCGTCGAAAAAATTGAACGCGCGCGGCGCGCTGAGGCCGCCGGTCTGTCCAGCGATCCGCGCATCCAGAATTCAGAGGGCGCGGGCTGGAGCGATAGCATCGCCCGCGTGGCGCTGGCAAACTCCCTGTCCTTTGCCGCTGAGAAGCAAAGCAGCAGCGTCAGTCTTTCGCTTTCGCTGGTGGGCGAAGATCAGGGCGTAAAACAAAGCGACTTCTGGTACAACACGCATCGTTTCTTGAAAGAAATCCAGGCGCCGGAAGAAATCGGACGCCGCGCCGCAGAGCGCACCGCGCAGAAATTTGGGGCGCGCAAGGTCAAAACCCAGCAGGCGCCGCTGCTGCTTGATCCGCTGGTGGCGCGTCGCTTTGCGCAAATGGTCTTCGGGGCGGCCTCGGCCTCGGCCATCTATCGCCAGGCTTCCTTTCTTACGCAGCGCATGGGCCAGCGCATTGCCGCCGAGTGTTTCAGCCTGATCGATGACGCCACGCTGGCGGGGGCGCCAGGCTCGCGCAGCTTTGATGGCGAAGGCGTCACTTCGCGTCCGCTGAGCATCGTTGAGAACGGCAAACTCTGCGCCAATCCCTCGGACGCCTATTCCGCACGGCGGCTGCAGCAGAAAAGCAGCGGGCATGCAGCGCGCGGACTGCGCGGCCAGCCGGGAGTGGCCCCCTCCAACTTGATGATCGCGCCTGGCAAGAGCAGCGTCGAGCAACTGATTGGCTCGGTGAAAAGCGGACTCTATCTCACGCAGCTTTTTGGCATGGGCTACAACAGCGTAACCGGCGACCTCAGTCAGGGAGCGGCAGGTTTCTGGATTGAAAACGGCGCACTTGCCTATCCCGTACAGGAGATAACCGTCGCCGGCAATTTGCTGCAGATGCTGCTGAGCATTGAGGCCGTGGCATCGGAACTTGACTGGCGCCTGGGGGCCACGGCGGCGCCGGCCCTGCTGCTTGGCCCGGTAACGATTGGCGGGGAGTGA